The segment TTCACTGGGTTACTATCAAGAGTTACACCAATTAAGCCAATTTTAACTGGGTTTCCTTCCTTTCGAGTTACTGTAATGATTTTATAGGGAAGAACATCAGGAAAAGGTTTCTTTTCTGCTGTCAAAACATTACCAGAAATCCAAGTAAATTTTGACTCTTTAATTCTCTCTAATAACTGCTCTAACTTAATATCAAATTCATGATTACCAAAGGTAGCAAAATCTAATCCCATGGCATTTAATACTGCGATCATTTGTTGACCAGCAAGGGGTTGATTATTAATTCTTGCTGTTCCTAAAGCGGAGGGACTTACAAAATCTCCCGCTAAAATTGTATAGGTGTTAGGATTAGCTTGAATCAGTTCTTTTCTAATAGTAGCAACTCGCGCTAGTCCCCCGACTTTTCCCCCAGAAATTGGCTCAATTTCATAGACATCATTTAATTGTAATAAGGTAATATTGACAATTTCTGCTAAAGCGGGATTACCATAACTGAGAAGCATAAAAGCAAATAATAAACTTAAGATTTTTGACATGATATTAATAGAACAAATCAAAGTACAATTAATATTGACATTATACAACTTGAATGACCACAAATGAACAATTTTTCTTCCCGTATGGATGGGGTACAGTCTCCTATAATTCCTATTGTTGGTCAACTAATTAGGGAAAATAAAGGAACGATTTCTTTAGGACAAGGAGTGGTTTATTATGCTCCTCCACCAGCAGCAATTGAAGGAATTAATCACTTTTTAAGTAATTCCCATAATCATCAATATAAGTCAGTTCAAGGAATTAATTCTTTAATTAACTGTATTGTTAATAAATTAGCAGAAGATAATCAAATTATTGTCAGTGATGACCATGCTATTTTGGTCACTGCGGGGGGAAATATGGCTTTTATTAATGCACTTTTAGCCATCACGAATGCAGGAGATGAAATTATTCTGAATACTCCCTATTATTTTAACCATGAAATGGCCATTACTATGGCTAATTGTCAGCCCATTTTGGTTAATACTGATGACAATTATCAACTTAATTTGAAAGCAATTGAAGCAGCAATTACTGCCAAAATTCGCGCAGTTGTGACCATTTCTCCTAATAATCCGACAGGAGTCGTTTATTCTGAATCAAGCTTAAGAGAAGTCAATCAACTCTGTCAAGAAAAAGGTATTTATCATATTTCTGATGAAGCTTATGAATACTTTACTTATAATGGGGTCAAACATTTTTCTCCTGCTTCAATTATCGGCAGTGAAAATCACACAATTTCCCTCTATAGTTTATCAAAAGCTTATGGGTTTGCCAGTTGGCGTATTGGTTATATGGTAATGCCTAAACATTTATTAGATGGAGTAAAAAAAATACAAGATACTATCTTAATTTGTCCTCCTGTTATCTCTCAATATGCAGCATTAGGGGCGTTAAATGTAGGTAAAGCTTATTGTCATCAATATTTGTCAGAAATTAATGAAGTTAGAGAAATTTTCATTCAGTCTTTGAATAAATTAAAAGATATTTGTACCATTATTCCTGCTGATGGCGCGTTTTATTTCTTTGTTAAAGTTCAGACAAAAATGAATGATTTTGAATTGGTTAAACAATTAATAGAAAAGTATCAAATTGCTGTTCTTCCTGGGGGAACATTTGGCATGAAAGAGGGCTGTTATTTACGCATTGCTTATGGTTCATTACAAAAAGAAATAGCAACAGAAGGAATTAAAAGATTAGTAAAGGGATTAAGAAATCTTGTCAGTTAAACCAATTATGATTTTTTTTCTACTCATATTGAATGCGATAAATTCGCCCATTAGCTTCTTCTGTAAACAATAAACTACCATCAGGTAAAACTAATAATCCTACGGGACGACCCCAAGTAGAAGGAATAGAAGAATCTTCTAAAAAACCTGTGATAAAATCTTCATAATATCCCCTAGGACGAGAGTTTTCATCAAAGGGAATAAAGACCAATTTATATCCCGTTCCTTGGTTACGATTCCATGAACCTCTAAAGGCAACAAATGCCCCATTCTGGTACTTTTTAGGAAAAGTTTTACCTGTATAAAATTTTAAGCCTAATGCCGCAGAATGAGATTGAAATAAAACATCAGGAGTTTGGGTTTTAGCTGCTAATTCAGGGTTAGAACTTTGACCATTAATTTGTTGTCGAGGATCTAAAAATCGAGGACTTAAATAAGCAAACGGCCAACCATAAAATTCTCCTTTTTGAATACGGGTAAAATA is part of the Crocosphaera sp. UHCC 0190 genome and harbors:
- a CDS encoding pyridoxal phosphate-dependent aminotransferase, translating into MNNFSSRMDGVQSPIIPIVGQLIRENKGTISLGQGVVYYAPPPAAIEGINHFLSNSHNHQYKSVQGINSLINCIVNKLAEDNQIIVSDDHAILVTAGGNMAFINALLAITNAGDEIILNTPYYFNHEMAITMANCQPILVNTDDNYQLNLKAIEAAITAKIRAVVTISPNNPTGVVYSESSLREVNQLCQEKGIYHISDEAYEYFTYNGVKHFSPASIIGSENHTISLYSLSKAYGFASWRIGYMVMPKHLLDGVKKIQDTILICPPVISQYAALGALNVGKAYCHQYLSEINEVREIFIQSLNKLKDICTIIPADGAFYFFVKVQTKMNDFELVKQLIEKYQIAVLPGGTFGMKEGCYLRIAYGSLQKEIATEGIKRLVKGLRNLVS